In the Aromatoleum bremense genome, one interval contains:
- the istA gene encoding IS21 family transposase — MTIAPELEAHILRYYHVEKWRTGTIARQLRVHHGTVRRVLAQAGLPRTGGVQRPSQLDAYLPFIGQTLEKFPTLTASRLYAMVRERGYGGGPDHFRHLISLHRPRPKAEAFLRLRTLAGEQGQVDWAHFGHLEIGRARRPLMAFVLVLSWSRRIFLRFFLDARMENFLRGHVGAFAAWQGLPRVLLYDNLKSAVLERQNDAIRFHPTLLAFAGHYRFEPRPVAVARGNEKGRVERAIRYARESFFAARSFADLDDLNAQAQAWCDGQAADRPCPEERSISVREAFAREQPRLLALPENPYPTDEHLTVTAGKTPYVRFDLNDYSIPHTYVRRLLTVRADPSRVRVLDGGEVLADHPRSYDSRDQIEDPAHIKTLIELKREARHHRGQNHLAQVAPASRDLLLSAAERGANLGTITSGLLRLLDRYGASELQAAIVEALAGGVPHPNAVRLALERRREARHEAPPVATCLPPHVKDKDAPVQPHRLDTYDTLTGEDDEHA; from the coding sequence GTGACCATAGCCCCTGAGCTCGAAGCGCATATCCTTCGCTACTACCACGTCGAGAAATGGCGAACCGGCACGATCGCCCGCCAATTGCGCGTGCATCACGGCACGGTGCGCCGCGTCCTGGCGCAAGCCGGGCTGCCCAGGACCGGCGGCGTGCAGCGCCCGTCGCAGCTCGACGCCTACCTGCCCTTCATTGGCCAGACGCTGGAGAAATTCCCGACGCTGACCGCCAGTCGCCTGTACGCGATGGTGCGCGAACGCGGCTATGGCGGCGGCCCCGACCACTTTCGCCACCTGATTTCCCTGCATCGGCCTCGGCCGAAAGCAGAAGCCTTCCTGCGCCTGCGCACACTCGCCGGTGAGCAAGGGCAAGTCGATTGGGCGCACTTCGGTCACCTCGAGATCGGCCGTGCCCGCCGGCCGCTGATGGCCTTCGTCCTGGTCCTGTCCTGGTCGCGGCGCATCTTCCTGCGTTTCTTCCTCGATGCGCGCATGGAGAACTTCCTGCGCGGCCACGTCGGCGCCTTCGCCGCCTGGCAAGGGCTGCCGAGAGTCCTGCTCTACGACAATCTGAAGAGCGCCGTGCTCGAGCGCCAGAATGACGCCATCCGCTTTCACCCGACGCTGCTCGCGTTCGCCGGACACTACCGCTTCGAGCCGCGGCCGGTCGCCGTTGCGCGAGGAAATGAGAAGGGGCGGGTCGAACGGGCGATTCGTTATGCCCGCGAGAGCTTCTTCGCCGCCCGCAGCTTCGCGGACCTCGATGATCTGAACGCCCAGGCGCAAGCCTGGTGCGACGGCCAGGCGGCCGATCGGCCTTGCCCAGAGGAGCGCTCGATCAGCGTGCGCGAAGCCTTTGCCCGCGAGCAGCCCCGCCTGCTCGCGCTGCCGGAGAACCCCTATCCGACCGATGAGCACTTGACGGTGACGGCGGGCAAGACGCCGTACGTGCGCTTCGACCTCAACGACTATTCGATTCCGCACACGTATGTGCGGCGGCTGCTGACGGTCCGCGCCGATCCCTCGCGCGTGCGCGTCCTCGACGGCGGCGAGGTGCTCGCCGATCACCCGCGCAGCTACGATAGCCGAGACCAGATCGAAGATCCGGCCCACATCAAGACGCTGATCGAGCTCAAGCGCGAAGCCCGGCATCACCGCGGTCAGAACCACCTGGCTCAGGTCGCACCGGCGAGCCGGGACCTCTTGCTCAGCGCCGCCGAACGCGGCGCCAACCTCGGCACGATCACCTCGGGTTTGCTGCGGCTCCTCGATCGCTACGGCGCCTCGGAATTGCAGGCGGCCATCGTCGAGGCGCTGGCCGGTGGCGTGCCGCACCCCAACGCGGTGCGCCTGGCGCTCGAGCGCCGGCGGGAGGCGCGCCACGAGGCGCCCCCGGTCGCCACCTGCCTGCCGCCGCACGTCAAAGACAAGGACGCACCGGTCCAGCCGCACCGACTCGATACCTACGACACCCTCACTGGAGAGGACGATGAGCACGCTTGA
- the istB gene encoding IS21-like element helper ATPase IstB, translating to MSTLEALRQRAHALHLHGLLAHWPDAATAGWVEPLLQWEEDERSRRSLERRLKDAHIGRFKPLCDFDWLWPRRCDRAAIEELMALDFLKESANAVLLGPNGVGKSTLAKNIAHQALIHGRTVLFTTAGQLLGDLAALDSDSALRRRLRHYAAPDLLAIDEVGYLSYSNRHADLLFELISRRYETKSTLVTTNRPFAEWSEVFPNAACVVSLVDRLVHNAEVIAIDGDSYRLKEAKERSEQRAKQRRRAKS from the coding sequence ATGAGCACGCTTGAAGCGTTGCGCCAGCGCGCGCACGCGCTGCACCTCCACGGCCTGCTGGCGCACTGGCCGGACGCGGCCACGGCGGGCTGGGTCGAGCCGCTGCTGCAGTGGGAAGAGGACGAGCGCAGCCGGCGCAGTCTCGAGCGCCGGCTCAAGGACGCGCATATCGGCCGCTTCAAGCCGCTGTGCGATTTCGATTGGCTCTGGCCCCGGCGCTGCGACCGCGCGGCGATCGAGGAACTGATGGCGCTCGACTTCCTCAAGGAATCGGCCAACGCCGTGCTGCTCGGCCCCAACGGCGTCGGCAAATCGACCTTGGCGAAAAATATCGCCCATCAGGCGCTGATCCACGGCCGCACCGTGCTCTTTACGACCGCCGGCCAACTGCTCGGCGATCTGGCCGCGCTCGATAGCGATTCGGCACTGCGCCGGCGACTGCGCCACTATGCCGCGCCGGATTTGCTGGCCATCGACGAGGTCGGCTACCTCTCCTATTCGAACCGCCACGCCGATCTGCTCTTCGAGCTGATCAGCCGCCGTTATGAGACGAAGAGCACGCTGGTCACCACGAATCGACCGTTCGCCGAATGGTCCGAGGTCTTTCCCAATGCCGCCTGCGTCGTCTCGCTCGTCGATCGCCTGGTGCACAACGCCGAAGTCATTGCCATCGACGGCGACTCCTATCGCCTGAAGGAGGCCAAGGAACGCTCGGAGCAACGGGCAAAGCAACGACGGAGGGCGAAATCATGA
- a CDS encoding 3-oxoadipyl-CoA thiolase yields MLDAYIYAGLRTPFGRQAGALAPVRPDDLIAAVMRKLLADSPFAAEQIEDVILGCACQAGEDSRNIARHAALLAGLPVTTPGQTVNRLCSSGLAAVLDAARAVTSGEGDLYLASGVESMSRAPFVVAKSESAYGRDFKVFDSAIGARFPNPEITRRYGGDTMPETADNVARDLGLTREDSDRFAAASQAKFAAAQSSGFLAGEIMSVEVATSRKTPPRIVAEDEHPRPESTIESLSRLKELFEGGVTTAGNASGVNDGAVAMLIGNRAVGEKAGVKPMARILAGAAAGVEPRVMGIGPAYAIPKALARAGLTLADMDIIEINEAFAAQVLGCLKLMNVAFDDPRVNPNGGAIAVGHPLGASGARLALTAARELERRNGRYAVLSLCIGVGQGLAVVIERV; encoded by the coding sequence ATGCTTGATGCCTATATCTACGCTGGTCTTCGCACTCCCTTCGGTCGTCAGGCCGGCGCACTTGCGCCGGTGCGCCCGGACGACCTGATTGCCGCGGTGATGCGCAAACTGCTCGCCGACTCGCCCTTCGCCGCCGAACAAATCGAGGACGTGATTCTCGGCTGCGCCTGCCAGGCCGGTGAAGACAGCCGCAACATCGCCCGGCATGCAGCGCTGCTGGCCGGCCTTCCGGTTACCACGCCGGGCCAGACGGTCAATCGCCTCTGTTCCAGCGGCCTGGCCGCTGTTCTCGATGCCGCGCGCGCTGTCACCAGCGGCGAAGGCGATCTGTATCTCGCTAGTGGTGTCGAAAGCATGAGCCGGGCACCCTTTGTCGTCGCCAAGAGCGAGAGCGCCTACGGACGCGACTTCAAAGTGTTCGACTCGGCCATCGGGGCGCGCTTTCCCAACCCGGAGATTACTCGCCGCTATGGCGGCGACACCATGCCGGAAACGGCGGACAACGTCGCCCGCGATCTTGGTCTGACCCGCGAAGACAGTGACCGCTTTGCCGCCGCTTCACAGGCCAAGTTCGCTGCGGCCCAGAGCAGCGGTTTCCTGGCCGGGGAGATCATGTCGGTGGAAGTGGCGACCAGTCGCAAGACGCCTCCCCGCATCGTGGCCGAGGACGAACATCCGCGCCCGGAAAGCACCATCGAATCGCTCTCCCGCCTGAAGGAATTGTTTGAGGGTGGGGTCACGACCGCCGGCAATGCGTCCGGCGTGAACGATGGTGCGGTGGCGATGTTGATCGGGAACCGTGCCGTGGGGGAGAAGGCCGGCGTCAAACCGATGGCACGCATCCTCGCCGGTGCCGCAGCGGGCGTCGAGCCGCGGGTGATGGGCATCGGCCCCGCCTATGCCATCCCAAAGGCCCTGGCGCGAGCCGGTCTGACACTGGCCGACATGGACATCATCGAAATCAACGAAGCCTTTGCCGCCCAGGTCCTGGGATGCCTGAAATTGATGAACGTCGCGTTTGACGATCCGCGAGTCAACCCGAATGGCGGGGCGATCGCCGTCGGCCATCCGCTCGGCGCTTCCGGTGCCCGCCTAGCCTTGACCGCTGCCCGCGAGTTGGAGCGACGAAACGGACGTTACGCCGTGCTGAGCCTCTGTATCGGCGTTGGCCAGGGACTGGCTGTCGTCATCGAACGCGTGTGA
- a CDS encoding electron transfer flavoprotein subunit alpha/FixB family protein: MTILVIAEHDNTAFKAATLNTIAAAQKIGGEIHVLVAGANCAGVAQQLATVQGVAKVRLADAAHYASHTAENLTALILANAAGYSHVLAPATTFGKNLLPRVAALLDVAQISEIIGVESQDTFVRPIYAGNALATVRSADPVKVITVRTTAFDPAGTGGAAPVEDLAPAADTAQSRLQSRELTKSERPELGAATIIVSGGRGLGNGDNYRKLLEPLADKLGAALGASRAAVDAGFVPNDYQVGQTGKVVAPQLYIAVGISGAIQHLAGMKDSKVIVAINKDPDAPIFQIADYGLVGDLFETVPELVSALS, from the coding sequence ATGACCATTCTCGTCATTGCCGAACATGACAACACCGCCTTCAAGGCCGCCACGCTCAACACTATCGCCGCAGCACAAAAGATCGGCGGCGAGATTCATGTGCTGGTCGCAGGCGCCAATTGTGCAGGCGTTGCGCAGCAGCTCGCTACGGTTCAGGGCGTCGCGAAAGTAAGGCTGGCAGATGCCGCTCATTACGCGTCGCACACCGCCGAGAACCTGACGGCGCTGATCCTCGCCAATGCGGCGGGCTATAGCCACGTGCTGGCCCCAGCGACGACTTTTGGCAAGAATCTGCTGCCGCGTGTCGCCGCCTTGCTCGACGTCGCACAGATCTCTGAAATCATCGGCGTCGAATCGCAAGATACCTTCGTGAGGCCCATTTACGCCGGCAACGCGCTGGCTACGGTAAGAAGCGCCGATCCGGTGAAGGTCATCACCGTTCGCACCACTGCCTTTGATCCCGCCGGGACGGGCGGCGCGGCACCGGTGGAAGATCTCGCTCCAGCAGCCGACACCGCGCAAAGCCGACTCCAAAGCCGCGAGCTCACGAAATCCGAGCGGCCAGAACTGGGCGCCGCCACGATCATCGTTTCCGGCGGCCGAGGTCTCGGCAATGGGGACAACTACCGCAAGCTGCTCGAACCGCTCGCCGACAAGCTGGGAGCCGCGCTGGGCGCTTCGCGGGCGGCAGTGGACGCCGGTTTCGTACCCAATGACTATCAGGTCGGGCAAACCGGCAAGGTGGTTGCCCCGCAGCTATATATCGCTGTCGGGATTTCGGGGGCCATCCAGCATCTCGCCGGAATGAAGGATTCGAAGGTGATCGTCGCCATCAACAAGGATCCTGACGCTCCCATCTTCCAGATCGCCGATTACGGACTGGTTGGGGATCTGTTCGAAACCGTCCCCGAGCTGGTCAGCGCCCTCTCCTGA
- a CDS encoding acyl-CoA dehydrogenase family protein has protein sequence MIRDQETLTLLLDTLSRFVRERLVPAENLVAETDEIPPDIVAEMRDLGLFGLCIPEQYGGLGLTMEEEVLVAFEIARTSPCFRSLIGTNNGIGSQALIVDGTEEQKNHYLPKLASGELIASFALTEPGSGSDAASLRTTAVRDGDFYVLNGTKRFITNAPEAGIYTVMARTNPDNKGAGGISAFIVEKGTPGLSLGKPDKKMGQKGAHTSDVIFENCRVPAANMIGGKEGAGFRTAMKVLDKGRLHIAAICVGAAERMLDDALHYAMERQQFGQPIAEFQLIQAMLADSKAEIYAARSMILDAARRRDNKEDISTEASCCKLFASEMCGRVADRAVQIHGGAGYVSDYAIERFYRDVRLFRIYEGTTQIQQLVIARNMIRNASA, from the coding sequence ATGATTCGCGACCAGGAAACCCTTACCCTCTTGCTCGACACCCTGTCTCGTTTCGTGCGGGAGCGACTTGTCCCGGCAGAGAATCTCGTTGCCGAAACCGACGAGATTCCGCCCGACATCGTCGCCGAGATGCGTGACCTCGGCCTCTTCGGCCTGTGCATTCCCGAGCAGTACGGCGGCCTGGGACTGACCATGGAAGAGGAAGTCCTGGTCGCATTTGAAATCGCCAGGACATCACCCTGCTTCCGCTCGCTGATCGGTACCAACAACGGCATCGGCTCACAAGCGCTCATCGTGGATGGCACCGAAGAGCAGAAGAACCACTACTTGCCCAAGCTCGCATCAGGCGAACTGATCGCCTCGTTCGCGTTGACTGAACCGGGGTCCGGGTCCGATGCGGCTTCGCTTCGTACCACGGCGGTGCGCGATGGAGACTTCTACGTGCTCAATGGCACAAAGCGCTTCATCACCAACGCCCCGGAAGCAGGTATTTACACGGTCATGGCGCGGACCAACCCCGACAACAAGGGCGCCGGCGGGATCTCCGCGTTCATCGTCGAAAAGGGCACCCCCGGCCTCAGCCTTGGCAAGCCCGACAAGAAGATGGGACAAAAAGGGGCCCACACCTCGGACGTCATCTTCGAAAACTGCCGGGTCCCGGCCGCCAACATGATCGGCGGGAAGGAAGGCGCGGGTTTCAGAACGGCGATGAAGGTGCTCGACAAGGGGCGGCTCCATATCGCGGCCATTTGCGTCGGAGCGGCGGAGCGGATGCTCGACGACGCGCTGCACTATGCGATGGAGCGGCAACAGTTTGGCCAACCGATCGCTGAGTTCCAGCTCATCCAGGCGATGCTCGCGGACAGCAAAGCGGAGATCTACGCCGCTCGTTCGATGATCCTCGACGCGGCGCGTCGTCGCGACAACAAGGAGGACATCTCCACGGAAGCGTCCTGCTGCAAGTTGTTCGCCTCCGAGATGTGCGGCCGCGTTGCGGATCGCGCAGTGCAAATCCATGGCGGTGCCGGCTACGTCTCGGACTACGCCATCGAGCGCTTTTATCGCGATGTTCGCCTCTTCCGCATCTATGAAGGCACGACCCAGATCCAGCAACTCGTCATTGCACGCAACATGATCCGCAACGCCAGCGCGTAA
- a CDS encoding addiction module antidote protein — translation MALKLRKWDTAEHLETEEEMALYLEACLEEAGDDAAFIAKALGDIARAKGMTQLAKETGLGRESLYKALSGEGNPSFATILKVTHALGLQLHAAPRQTPG, via the coding sequence ATGGCACTCAAATTGCGCAAATGGGACACGGCGGAGCACCTCGAGACCGAGGAGGAAATGGCGCTCTACCTCGAGGCTTGCCTGGAAGAAGCCGGGGACGATGCGGCCTTCATCGCCAAGGCGCTGGGCGACATTGCCCGCGCCAAGGGCATGACCCAACTGGCCAAGGAAACCGGTCTAGGGCGAGAGAGCCTGTACAAAGCACTTTCCGGCGAGGGCAATCCGAGCTTCGCCACCATCCTCAAGGTGACGCACGCGTTGGGCCTACAACTGCATGCGGCACCACGCCAGACGCCGGGCTGA
- a CDS encoding electron transfer flavoprotein subunit beta/FixA family protein, translated as MKVLVPVKRVVDYNVKVRVQADGSGVDLANVKMSMNPFDEIAVEEAVRLKEAGVATEIVAVSCGTTSCQETLRTAMAIGADRGILVETDAELQPLIVAKLLKAVCEKELPQLVICGKQAIDDDANQVGQMLAALQNWSQATFASKVTIDDGTAIVTREIDGGLETLAITLPAVVSTDLRLNEPRYATLPNIMKAKKKPLDCLKPADLGIDVEPRLTTLRVVEPPKRGAGIKVADVTELVNRLRNQAKVI; from the coding sequence ATGAAAGTCCTCGTACCTGTCAAACGTGTCGTCGACTACAACGTGAAGGTTCGCGTCCAAGCGGATGGCAGCGGAGTCGATCTCGCCAACGTCAAGATGAGCATGAACCCGTTCGACGAGATTGCGGTGGAAGAAGCCGTGCGACTGAAGGAAGCCGGTGTCGCGACCGAGATCGTTGCAGTCTCCTGTGGCACCACGAGCTGCCAGGAAACTCTGCGCACGGCGATGGCGATCGGCGCAGACCGCGGAATCCTGGTCGAAACCGACGCTGAACTCCAGCCCCTGATCGTTGCCAAGCTCCTCAAGGCGGTGTGCGAAAAGGAACTGCCGCAACTGGTCATCTGCGGCAAGCAAGCCATCGACGATGACGCCAACCAGGTCGGCCAAATGCTGGCTGCCCTGCAGAACTGGTCACAAGCAACCTTCGCCTCAAAGGTAACGATCGACGATGGTACGGCCATTGTCACCCGCGAAATCGATGGCGGCCTGGAAACACTGGCCATCACTTTGCCTGCAGTCGTGTCCACTGACCTCCGCTTGAACGAGCCGCGTTACGCCACCCTGCCCAACATCATGAAGGCCAAGAAAAAACCCCTCGATTGCTTGAAGCCGGCCGATCTCGGCATCGACGTGGAGCCGCGGCTGACTACGCTCAGGGTCGTTGAACCGCCCAAACGTGGTGCGGGCATCAAGGTGGCCGATGTCACCGAACTCGTGAATCGACTTCGAAATCAAGCAAAAGTGATCTAA
- a CDS encoding 3-hydroxyacyl-CoA dehydrogenase, whose amino-acid sequence MTHTSRKPELLGIVGTGLMGRGIAQIAVQGGIPVILHDSRPGAGQEAREAIIATLDKLVSKGKLTTAELQAGAERLTVAAGLNDLASCTAVVEAIIEKLDAKRELFLQLEAVVADDCILATNTSSLSVTAIAAACRNPGRVAGFHFFSPVPLMKIVEVIVGPLTDSAVADELTGMAKRMGHAPVRASDTPGFIVNHAGRGYLTESLRLLGETVAPYPEIDRILRLGAGFRMGPFELLDLTGLDVSLPVMESIYEQYYQEPRFRPSPIARQRLAAGLLGRKSQRGFYRYDDGRKEEVAPPAVPPRDHLSVWLGEDDSAAYPQVVELLDRLGVERDHGKRPCPDSLCLVLPVGQDATTVAVAAGIDPTRCVALDPLFLDGCRTLMTTPVTATRYRDAAHALFAADGAAVAVIHDSPGFVSQRVVAAIVNIGCDIAQQGIATPQDIDRAVTLGLGYPLGPLALGDRLGAGTVLRILDGLFDFYRDPRYRPSPWLTRRALLGVSLLTPEN is encoded by the coding sequence ATGACCCACACGTCTCGCAAGCCGGAACTGCTCGGCATCGTCGGCACCGGCCTGATGGGCCGCGGAATCGCCCAGATTGCTGTGCAGGGCGGCATCCCCGTCATTCTTCACGACAGCCGTCCGGGCGCAGGGCAGGAGGCCCGGGAGGCGATCATCGCCACCCTCGACAAGCTGGTGTCGAAGGGCAAGCTGACGACGGCAGAGCTCCAGGCAGGGGCCGAGCGTCTGACGGTCGCCGCCGGGCTGAACGACCTTGCGTCGTGCACCGCCGTGGTCGAAGCGATCATCGAGAAGCTCGACGCCAAGCGTGAGCTCTTCCTGCAGTTGGAGGCCGTGGTCGCCGACGACTGCATCCTTGCGACCAACACTTCGTCGCTCTCCGTCACCGCCATCGCTGCTGCTTGTCGAAATCCGGGTCGCGTTGCCGGTTTCCATTTCTTCAGTCCGGTACCGCTAATGAAGATCGTTGAGGTCATCGTCGGGCCGCTGACTGACAGCGCCGTCGCAGATGAACTCACCGGGATGGCAAAGCGCATGGGGCATGCTCCGGTCCGCGCCAGCGACACCCCCGGCTTCATCGTCAATCATGCGGGTCGGGGCTACCTCACGGAGTCCTTGCGTCTGCTGGGCGAGACCGTCGCCCCGTACCCCGAGATCGACCGGATCCTGCGACTCGGCGCCGGCTTCCGCATGGGGCCTTTCGAGTTGCTCGACCTGACTGGTCTGGATGTTTCCCTGCCGGTGATGGAGTCGATCTACGAGCAGTATTATCAGGAGCCGCGCTTTCGCCCGTCACCGATCGCCCGCCAGCGGCTCGCGGCCGGGCTGCTCGGGCGCAAGAGTCAGCGGGGCTTTTACCGCTATGACGATGGCAGGAAGGAAGAAGTGGCGCCCCCTGCTGTTCCGCCGCGCGACCATCTATCCGTCTGGTTGGGCGAGGATGACAGCGCCGCATACCCGCAAGTCGTCGAGTTGCTGGATCGCTTGGGCGTCGAACGCGATCACGGTAAGCGCCCATGTCCGGACTCGCTGTGTCTGGTGCTGCCGGTAGGACAGGATGCGACGACCGTGGCTGTTGCCGCCGGCATCGACCCGACCCGGTGCGTTGCCCTCGATCCCTTGTTCTTGGACGGCTGCCGGACGCTGATGACGACGCCGGTGACTGCCACCCGTTACCGCGACGCGGCTCATGCCCTGTTCGCCGCCGATGGGGCGGCAGTGGCCGTCATCCATGACAGCCCGGGTTTCGTCTCGCAAAGGGTCGTGGCAGCGATAGTGAACATCGGCTGCGACATTGCCCAGCAGGGGATCGCGACCCCCCAGGACATCGACCGCGCCGTCACGCTCGGTCTCGGCTACCCGCTCGGCCCTTTGGCTCTGGGCGACCGGCTCGGTGCCGGCACTGTGTTGCGCATCCTCGACGGCCTCTTCGATTTCTACCGTGATCCGCGCTATCGACCGAGCCCCTGGCTGACGCGTCGCGCACTCCTCGGCGTGTCCCTGCTCACTCCGGAAAACTGA
- a CDS encoding gamma-glutamylcyclotransferase — MTILTRKNLIDGSFRGSLDMPSHLSRSDADLDRSLDEILQARPDGAIWVFAYGSLIWNPLLAFAEQCTATLDGWHRSFCVRSISGRGRLEWPGRVLALEPDGQVQGVALRLNDDQAAAELRLLWTREMGSGVYRPLWSQVTLGDGREVAAIVFVVNPEQPLYEPDATVATVARIVVEAAGVFGRNADYLHALDAALADRGLRDPYIDAIVCALTRGKDGTPQPAQIAPPPV, encoded by the coding sequence ATGACGATCCTGACCCGCAAGAATCTCATCGACGGCAGCTTCCGCGGCAGCCTCGACATGCCGTCCCATCTTTCCCGGAGCGACGCCGACCTCGATCGCTCGCTCGACGAAATACTGCAGGCGCGGCCCGACGGCGCGATCTGGGTTTTCGCCTATGGCTCGCTGATATGGAACCCGCTCCTCGCCTTCGCCGAGCAGTGCACGGCAACGCTCGATGGCTGGCACCGAAGTTTCTGTGTGCGCTCGATTTCCGGGCGGGGCCGCCTAGAGTGGCCCGGCCGGGTGCTCGCGCTCGAACCCGACGGACAGGTGCAGGGGGTGGCGCTGCGCCTGAACGATGATCAGGCCGCCGCCGAGCTTCGCTTGCTGTGGACGCGCGAAATGGGCAGCGGTGTATACCGCCCGCTTTGGTCGCAGGTGACCCTCGGCGACGGCCGGGAGGTCGCGGCGATCGTTTTCGTCGTCAATCCGGAGCAGCCGCTGTATGAGCCCGATGCGACGGTCGCCACGGTCGCGCGGATCGTCGTAGAAGCCGCTGGCGTCTTCGGTCGCAACGCCGACTACCTTCATGCGCTCGACGCCGCGCTCGCCGATCGCGGGCTACGGGACCCGTATATCGACGCGATCGTTTGCGCGCTCACGCGGGGAAAGGACGGGACGCCGCAGCCCGCGCAAATAGCTCCCCCGCCTGTTTAG
- a CDS encoding electron transfer flavoprotein-ubiquinone oxidoreductase, translating to MQRESMAFDVVVVGGGPAGLAAAIRLKQLAVEHESDLSVCLIEKGAEIGAHILSGAVMDPRALTELLPNWKEDGAPLNAPVSEDRFFVLTETGAVKVPNGLLPKSLRNHGNYVISLGNVTRWLGQQAEALGVEIYPGFAGAEMLFDESGAVKGVATGDMGRLRDGSEGPNFQPGIELHGKYTFLAEGCRGHLGKQLLAKFNLNADADPQTYGLGIKELWELEPQRHQVGLVLHSAGWPMEPDTYGGGFLYHLENNQVAVGFVVGLGYSNPHLSPFEDFQRYKTHPEIRKFLEGGKRIAYGARALTAGGIQSLPRLTFPGGALIGDDAGFLNAARIKGSHCAIKSGSLAAEACFAALAAGRQRDELDAYPEAFKQSWLYQELYQARNFKPWMAKGFKIGSIMFGIDQLVFRGSAPWTLRHKLPDHAKLKPAHECPKIDYPKPDGVITFDRLSSVFLSNTNHEEDQPCHLQLKDGSAPIRINLRNYDAPEQRFCPAGVYEILGQKEGRPRLQINAQNCVHCKTCDIKDPTQNIDWVTPQGGEGPTYPNM from the coding sequence ATGCAACGGGAATCCATGGCGTTCGATGTCGTCGTCGTCGGCGGCGGCCCCGCAGGCCTTGCTGCCGCCATTCGACTGAAACAGCTGGCGGTCGAACACGAATCGGACTTGTCGGTCTGCCTGATCGAGAAAGGTGCCGAGATTGGGGCCCACATCCTCTCCGGCGCCGTCATGGATCCGCGCGCCCTGACTGAACTGCTGCCCAACTGGAAAGAAGACGGCGCCCCGCTGAACGCACCAGTCTCTGAAGACCGTTTCTTCGTCCTTACCGAAACTGGCGCCGTCAAGGTACCGAACGGGCTGTTACCGAAGTCTCTCCGCAATCACGGGAACTACGTCATCTCTCTCGGCAACGTCACTCGCTGGCTCGGGCAGCAGGCCGAGGCACTGGGTGTCGAGATCTACCCGGGGTTTGCCGGCGCCGAAATGCTATTCGATGAAAGCGGAGCGGTGAAGGGTGTGGCCACAGGCGACATGGGTCGTCTGCGGGACGGATCCGAAGGCCCGAATTTTCAGCCGGGAATCGAGCTGCACGGCAAATACACCTTCCTCGCTGAAGGTTGCCGCGGCCATCTTGGCAAGCAGTTGCTGGCGAAATTCAACCTGAACGCAGATGCGGATCCGCAAACTTACGGCCTTGGTATCAAAGAGCTCTGGGAACTCGAACCGCAAAGGCACCAAGTCGGCCTCGTCCTGCATAGCGCGGGTTGGCCGATGGAACCGGACACTTACGGCGGCGGCTTTCTCTACCATCTCGAGAACAATCAGGTCGCTGTGGGCTTTGTCGTCGGGCTGGGCTACTCCAATCCCCACCTGTCACCTTTTGAGGATTTCCAGCGCTACAAGACGCATCCGGAAATTCGCAAATTCCTCGAAGGCGGCAAGCGCATCGCTTATGGCGCCCGGGCGCTCACCGCAGGCGGCATTCAGTCCCTCCCCAGACTCACCTTTCCCGGCGGAGCCCTGATCGGCGACGACGCGGGCTTTCTCAATGCCGCCCGTATCAAGGGCTCCCACTGTGCTATCAAATCCGGCTCCCTCGCCGCAGAGGCGTGCTTCGCGGCCCTTGCCGCCGGACGCCAGCGCGATGAACTGGATGCTTACCCTGAAGCCTTCAAACAGAGCTGGCTTTATCAGGAACTCTACCAGGCTCGCAACTTCAAGCCGTGGATGGCCAAGGGCTTCAAGATCGGTTCCATCATGTTCGGCATCGATCAGCTTGTTTTCCGCGGGAGTGCCCCATGGACCTTGCGCCACAAACTTCCCGATCACGCCAAGCTCAAGCCGGCTCACGAATGCCCGAAAATCGACTACCCAAAACCGGATGGGGTGATCACCTTTGACCGCCTATCGTCGGTCTTCCTGTCCAATACCAACCACGAGGAAGACCAGCCCTGCCATCTCCAACTGAAGGATGGCAGCGCGCCCATCCGGATCAACCTGAGGAACTACGACGCCCCCGAACAGCGCTTTTGTCCGGCCGGCGTCTATGAAATCCTCGGGCAGAAGGAGGGGCGGCCGCGTTTGCAAATCAACGCCCAGAACTGCGTACATTGCAAAACCTGCGACATCAAGGATCCCACTCAAAACATCGACTGGGTGACGCCGCAAGGTGGTGAAGGTCCGACCTATCCGAACATGTAA